Proteins encoded in a region of the Tissierellales bacterium genome:
- a CDS encoding carboxylate--amine ligase, producing MKNKAVVLGANYYIGLSIIRCLGIHDIPIVAVDYSKKGTYGFYSKYLSEKLIGPDCKKDPEGLLEFLIDYGKRQEKPPVLYPSADGYAEFIDKYLPILQEYYLINQTEQGLFT from the coding sequence ATGAAAAACAAAGCTGTAGTTTTAGGGGCAAATTATTATATTGGTCTAAGTATAATACGATGTTTAGGTATCCATGACATACCTATTGTGGCAGTAGATTATTCTAAAAAAGGTACCTATGGATTTTACTCTAAATATTTATCGGAAAAGTTAATTGGACCAGACTGTAAAAAGGATCCAGAAGGACTTTTAGAATTTTTAATTGATTATGGGAAAAGGCAAGAAAAACCACCAGTTTTATATCCTTCCGCTGATGGGTATGCAGAATTTATTGATAAGTATCTGCCAATACTGCAAGAATATTATTTAATTAATCAAACAGAACAAGGTTTATTTACAAA